ACGTCCAGAGCGAGCCCTTCGATTAAGGCGGAAGAGGCAAAAAACTCTCTTGTTAAGAGGTCGGCCTGAATCGCCCCGTTATCAAGGGCAACTATCCGCTCGGCCATGGCCGCCTCCTCCATCCTGTGGGTTATCAGGATTACGGCCACTCCCTGCTCCTTGTTTAGCTTTTTAATTATCTCCATGAGATCTCGCCTGCCCTTGGGATCCAGCATCGAAGTCGGTTCATCCAAAACCAGATATTTCGGCTTCATGGCGAGGACCCCCGCGATGGCCAGCCGCTGCTTCTCTCCCCCCGAAAGGAGGTGGGGCTCAAATCTCTCAAGATCGGTAAGATTGACCATGGCCAGAGACTCATCGACCCGCTCCCTTATCTCTTTGGGGTCCAGCCCTAAATTCTCCGGACCGAAGGCCACGTCATCCTCGACGGTCGTCGCAACGATCTGACTTTCTGGATTTTGGAATATCATTCCAACGAGCCTGCGATGGCGCCAGATATTTTCGGGCTCGGCTGAAGTTACGCCGTCCAGGATGAATTCGCCGCTCGTGGGCGTAAAAAGACCGCCAAGCACCTTTGCTAAGGTCGATTTGCCGCTTCCGTTTCTACCCACGACGGAGAGAAACTCCCCTTCCTCTATCTTTAGGGAGAGATCCTTGAGGGCGCTCTGTTCACTCTCGCGTCCCAGATAGACATATGAAATATTTTTGATATCTATCATCGGCCAAGCCCTTTCGTCTTGGGTCACTAGGAGTGATGGCAAAAAATAAAGCAAAAGCCTTTTGGGATGGCTTTTGCTTTAGGTTATCACAATATTGTTGCCAATAAATAGGCCGGTTAGAGGAGCTCGATTATGACCATCGGAGCCGCGTCTCCCTGCCTTGGACCAAGTTTCAAGATACGCGAGTAACCGCCGTTTCTTTCTTTGAACCTCTCGGCTACCTCGCCAAAGAGTTTATCGGTCAGAACTCGGTCGCCGAACATGGCCAGCACTTGACGGCGGGAGTGAAGGTCGCCCTTTTTGGCCAACGTGATCGCCTTGTCCAAAGTGGAGCGGACCTCTTTGGCCTTGGCCTCAGTCGTAGTGATCTTGCCGTGATCGATTATCTCTTTGGTAAGTCCAATAAGCAAGGATCGCCTGTGACTGGCATCGGTGCCAAGTTTTCTTCCCTTAACAAGATGGCGCATCGCCTATCACTGCTCCTTCTTTAAGTTTAAATTGATGTTGCTCAACTTCTCTTTGACCTCTACTATCGATTTGTTTCCGAAGTTACGGATATTAACAAGATCGGCTTCTGTGCAGTTGTAGAGGTCTTGCAGGGTGCTTATGCCATGTCTCTTCAAACAATTATATGATCTGACCGAGAGGTCGAGATCCTCAATGGGAGCCTCAAGGTAACCGTCCTTATCCTTATCCCCCTCGCCAAAGACCGCAAAATCGGTCTTCTCCGGCGCCCGGTCCATGAACATCATCATATGCTCATTCATTATCTTAGCGGCCATACAGACGGCTTCATCGGGAGTCATGTTGCCCTTGGTTTCGACGGTTAGGATAAGCTTGTCGTAATCGGTCCGCTGACCGACCCGGGTATTTTCGACCGTATAGCTGACCTTCTTGGCGGGAGAGAAGATGGAATCTATGGCGATGACGCCGATTGCCATAGAGGCCTTCTTGTTCCGTTCGGCCGAGACATAACCCCTACCGTTTTCGACGACCATCTCCATCTCGAGCTTGGCACCCTTGTTTAGTGTGGCGATGTGGAGATCAGGATTTATTATCTCGATATCTGAAGGATACTCGATGTCGCCCGCCTTTACATCCTTGGACCCTTTAGCGTTTATCCTGATGATTACGGGCTCGCTTGAGTATGATTTGAGTATCAGACTCTTTAGGTTAATTATTATGTCGACAATATCCTCTTTTACCCCTTCAATGACGGAAAACTCGTGGGGAACGCCCTCAAGCTTGACCGAAGTAACGGCCGCGCCCACAAGGGAGGAGAGAAGGATGCGCCGCATGGAGTTGCCTAGGGAATAACCGAAGCCTCTCTCAAGAGGCTCCACGATAAACCGGGCATGAAAATCATCGACCTTTTCGATGCTCATATGCGGCTTGAGAAAATCTATCATATATCAATTCCTCCTTGAATTATGAAAAGAATACTACTTGGAATAGAGCTCGACGATCAGCTCTTCTTTTATTGAGATATCAATCTGATCGCGAGCCGGGGGACGTATGATCTTGCCAACACCCGCTTCGAAGTTGACCTCAAGCCAGGAGGGAACTTCGGCCTTGCTGGATGATTTGAGGTTATCTTTGACCAATTCGGCCCTTGAGCCATGCTCGGTTAAGGTTATTACCTCGCCGCTGCGCATGATGTAGGATGGGATATCGACCCGCTTGCCGTTAACCGCGAAAAATCCGTGACGAACAAACTGACGAGCCTGGGTCCTTGAGACGGCAAAACCCATCCGATAGATCACATTGTCCAGCCTCATCTCGAGCATCTTTAAGAGGTTCTCGCCGGTTATGCCCTTGTGTCTCTCGGCAATCTCATAGTAACGACGAAACTGCTTCTCCAAGACTCCGTAGATCCTCTTTGCCTTCTGCTTCTCTCTGAGCTGGCCGCTATACTCGGAAACCTTTAAAAATCTCTTGCCATGATCGCCGGGAGCATACGGCCTTCTCTCCATAGCGCATTTATCCGTAAGACATCTTTCGCCCTTTAAGAAGAGCTTCTCTTTCTCCCTGCGACACAATTTACAGGATGGACCAATATACCTTGCCATATAGATACTCCTTAAACCCTTCTGCGTTTTTTTGCTCTACAACCGTTATGGGGCACCGGGGTCACGTCGCTGACGGCGCCGACCTCAAGACCCGCGGCCTGCAGAGTGCGGACGGCCGTCTCCTTGCCGGAGCCCGGCCCTTTCACAAAGACTTCGACCTTTCTCATCCCATGCTCCTGAGCCTTCTTGGCCACGGATTCCGCGGCCATCTGGGCGGCAAAAGGGGTTCCCTTTCTGGAGCCTTTAAAACCGACGCTGCCCGCGCTCTCCCAGGCTATGGAATTTCCCTCCAGATCGGTCACGGTGACTATCGTATTATTGAAAGTGGCTTGGATGTGAGCCGCTCCGTGGGCTATATTCTTCTTCTCTTTCCTTTTGACCCTAACCTTGGCAGTCTTCTTCTTAGCGACCAACTATCTTCCTTCCCTTCAGATCGTGTCGATTATTTCTTCTTCTTGGCCCCAACGCTTCTTCTGGGCCCTTTGCGCGTGCGAGCGTTAGTGTGGGTCCGCTGACCGCGCACGGGCAGACCCCTTCTGTGCCTAAGGCCGCGATAACAACCTATCTCCATCAGGCGCTTTATATTCTGCGATATCTCGCGACGCAGATCGCCTTCTATCTGGTAGTTCTTGTCGATATATTCCCTGAGCTTGGCAACCTCATCTTCGGTCAGATTGCGCACGCGCGTGTCGCCGCTAATCTTGGTGGCCTCCAGGATCTTGGTCGCCCTGGTCCGCCCGATACCAAAGATGTAGGTAAGCCCGATCTCAACTCTTTTCTCTCTTGGTAAGTCTACGCCCGCAATACGTGCCAACTCTTATACCTCCGTTAGAAATCTAAAGGACAGCGAAACCCTTTTTGTTAGCCCTGACGCTGTTTATGCCTGGGGTTTTCGCAAATGACCATGACCCGGCCTCTTCTCTTTATTATCTTGCACTTATCACAAATCTTCTTAACCGATGGTTTAACTTTCAATTTGAAATCTCCTAAGCTTTGGTTATCACTTATGTCTATATGTGATCCGCCCGCGGCTTAAATCGTAGGGAGAGAGCTCAACGGTTACCCTGTCTCCGGGAAGGATCCTTATATAGTGCATCCTCATCTTGCCAGAGATGTGAGCCAGAAGGACATGCCCATTCGTAAGCTCCACCCGAAACATCGCGTTGGGTAGAGTCTCGATAACTTTGCCTTCTACCTCAATGGTCTCTTCTTTATTAGTCAAGGGCTCTGGGCCTTACCTTTCCACCTCGCAAATCACAAACGCAAATTATAACAAAAAGAGAGATTTGCGTCTACCAAAAAGTTAAAATATCCGGTCCTTCTTCGCCCACGGCCACCGTGTGTTCAAAGTGAGCCGAGAGCGACCCGTCCAACGTGGTGACGGTCCAGTTATCTTCGGCCACCTTAACCGCAAAACCTCCGCCATTTATCATCGGCTCGATGGCAAATACCATTCCCTTCTTGAGCATGGGGCCGGTATGAGGGGTGCCGTAATTGGGCACCTGAGGATCCTCGTGGAGCTTGGAGCCTATCCCGTGACCGACAAAATCTCTGACCGCCGAATAACCCGCCCCCTCGGCCATTTTCTGGATGGCGCTCGAAATATCATAGAGGCGCCGCCCCTCTTTGCACTGGTCGATCCCGGCAAAAAGAGCCCGCTTGGTCGTCTCGATCAAGTCCTTTGCCTCGTTGGAAATCCGGCCAACCCCGTAGGTATAGGCCGCGTCTGCAAAGTAGCCATTCAGCTTGACCCCGACGTCAACTCCGACTATATCCCCCTCTTTGAGCTGCCTTGGACCCGGAATTCCGTGAACCACCACTTCATTGAGGGATATGCAGCTCGAGGCGGGATATCCCCTGTAACCCTTGAAGGCGGGCACTCCCTTTGCCCCCGTTATGATCTCTTCGATGATCCTATCCATCTCAAGAGTAGTCAGGCCCGCCACTATCAACCCTTTTAACTTATCAAAGACTCTCGACACTATCTCACCGGCCCGTCTCATCTTGTCTATCTCTTGGCCGGATCTTATGATTATCATTTCTTTGAGTTTAGTAAGGCGATTATATCCGCCTCGACCTCTTCTGCCGGTTTTTCGCCATCTATCGTATGCAGCAGACCCTCTTTTTGATAGTAATCTATGAGCGGGGCCGTCTGCTCCTTATAGACACTGAGACGATTCTTAACCGTCTCCAGCTTATCATCATCTCTCTGGTAAAGCTCGCCGCCGCACCCGTCGCAGACGCCCTCGGCCTTGCTCGGATGAAAGACCGTGTGGAAGACGGCCCCGCATGATCTACAGCTCCTGCGCCCGGTCAGCCTCTTGACGAGCTCTTCATCCTTGACCTCAAAATTTAAGGCCACCTCAACAGCCTTGCCAGCCTGGCCAAGGGCCGCCTTCAAAGCGTCGGCTTGCGCGACCGTCCTTGGAAAACCATCTAAGATGAAGCCCTCCTTCGCGTCATCTTCCATCAAGCGATCCTTGACTATCCCAACGACCAATTCATCGGGGAGTAGTTCGCCCTTATCCATGTACTCTTTGGCTTTCTTGCCAAGTTCGGTCCGATTCTTTACGGCCCCTCTCAGCATGTCTCCGGTCGAGATGTGGGGAATGGCAAACTCTCTTGCGATGAACTTGGCCTGCGTCCCCTTGCCCGCGCCCGGTGCTCCTATGAGTATCAGATTCATATCAAAACCTCCAAAGCTCCTCTAATGACTACTTCAAGAAACCTTCGTAATTTCTCATCATAAGCTGCGATTCTAGTTGCTTTACCGTCTCCAGCGAGACCTCAACCATAATCAGAAGCGATATGCCGCCGAAGTGTTGGAAGAAGGGCACGTTTAAGGTAGCCATGATGATGGTCGGGATTATGGCGATCGTGGCCAGAAAGAGCGAACCCGGCAGAGTCACCCTGTTTAAGATGTGGTTTAAGTATTCAGCCGTCGGCTTGCCGGGGCGAACTCCCGGAATGAAGCCACCGTACTTCTTGATATTTTCGGCTATATCTATCGGATTGAAGGTCACAGCCGTATAGAAATAGGCGAAGAAGACTATAAAGGCTCCGTAAATGAAGAGGTATAACGGAGAGGTAGGAGTAAGAAAATTGGATATCTTCTGAAACGTCTCGGTCGGGAAGAACTGCGCCAAAGTGGCCGGCAGCATCAGGACAGAAGAGGCGAAGATTATCGGGATGACACCGGACTGATTCAATTTGAGCGGCAAGTAGCTGCTCTGACCGCCGTACATCTTGCGCCCGACAACCCTCTTGGCATACTGGACGGGTATCCTCCTCTGGCCCTGTTCAATGAAGACTATCGAGACTATAACGATGATTACTATAGCGGCCAAGAGAATTATCATTGCCGGCGAGACGATCTGGAAAGTCTGGATGACGGCTTCGGGAAATCTCGAGATGATGTTGATGGTGATGATGATCGACATGCCATTTCCAATACCCCGTTGCGTTATGAGCTCACCGAACCACATAATGATGACCGTGCCGGTGACCAGGGTCAACACTATTAGAAACTTATCCAGAAAGGTAAGACTGATACCGAGTTGACGCTGAACCACCAGCGTAGTTCCTATCGACTGGATGGTTGCAAAAAGTAGCGTCATGTATCTAGTCCATTGGATTATCTTTCTCTGTCCGCTCTCGCCCTCTTTGGCCCACTCCTCTAGTTTGGGGATGACTATCTGCATCAGGTTCATGATGATCGAGGCGGTGATGTAGGGCATTATACCCAGGGCGAATAGGGCAAAATTGGAGAGAGCTCCTCCGGCGAATATATCCATGAGGCCTAAGACATTGCCGCCTTGAGCAAACTGATCGAATAGGGTCTTTATGGCGCCGACCTCGATGCCGGGGACCGGAATAAAGGAGCCGAGGCGGTATATGACTAATATGGCCGCGGTAAATATTATCCTCTTTCGAAGCTCTGGCACTTTAAAGGCGTTTCTTAAGGCTTGAAGCATTAGATTACCTCGGTCTTTCCGCCGGCTTTCTCGATCTTGCCCACAGCAGTCCGGCTGAAGGCGTGCGCTTTTACGGTGAGTTTCTTTTCGATCTCGCCGGAGCCTAAGATCTTTACGGAGGCGCCCTTCTTTCTGACGATCCGCTTATTATATAGACTCTCGGGATCGATGGTCTCACCGCTCTTAAAGGTGCTTAAGCGATCCAAATTTACGACTTCGAACTCCTTTTTGAAGATGTTGGTAAAGCCGGGAAGGTGAGAAAGTCTTCTCTGGATCGGATTCTGACCGCCCTCAAAACCGAGCCTGGGCCCCCCGCCCGAGCGGGACTTCTGTCCTTTTTGACCGCGAGTGGATGTCTTACCATGACCGGAGCCTTCGCCCCTTCCAACTCTCTTCTCTTTCTTTGTAGACCCCTTGGCGGGGCTCAAGTTATGCAATTCCATTTACGTCTCCTCCAAAGCGAAAAAACTACTCGACCGTTTCGACCTCTAAGAGATGGGATACCTTATCTACCATGCCCCTAATCTCTAGAGTATCGCTGTGAACGACCACATCGCCGAGTCTTTTGAGACCCAAAGCCCTGATGGTCAACTTCTGCTTCTTGTTTCGCCCGATCGCGCTACCGACCTGCTTCAATTTAAGCTTAGCCAATTTTACTTACCTCCAACCTATCTCTTCGGGAGATTTGCCCCTTACCTCAGCTATCTCCTCAGATCTCTTGAGCTTCTTTAGGCCGTCGATGGTGGCACGGACCATGTTTATCGAGTTGCTGGAGCCAAGGGACTTGGCCAGGATATCCTTTATTCCGGCAAGTTCTAAGACCGCCCTGATGGGGCCGCCAGCGATGATGCCGGTTCCTTTAGCGGCCGGTTTCAAGAGGACACGGCCGGCTCCCGCCTCACCCATGATGGCGTGAGGAATGGTCGATTGGACCAAGGGGACTTTTATTAGGCTTTTCCTTCCGTTCTGGACAGCTTTGGAGACAGCGACGGGAATCTCTTTGCCCTTACCCATGCCGATGCCAACGTGTCCCTCGCGGTCGCCGACCACAACCAGGGCGCTCAAGCTGAACTTGCGGCCTCCCTTTAAGACTTTGGCCACCCTGTTTATGTAAACGACCTTGTCCTCCAAATTTAACTTATCCGGATCAATTCTAGCCACTAAATGTCCCCCTTCTTAAAATTTCAGACCGGCCTTTCGGCCGCCGTCGGCCAAGGATTTAACCTTGCCGTGATAGAGATAGCCACCGCGATCGAAGATAATCTCCTCTATACCCTTGTCTTTTGCTTTTTTGGCGGCGAGCATGCCGACCTCTTTGGCCACTTCGACGTTGTTGCCGCCGGATGGAAACTTCTCTTTTAACTCCTTATCCAGCGACGAGGCGCTGACCAGAGTAACTCCGTTCAAATCATCTATTATCTGAGCGTAGATATTCTTGTTGCTGCGAAAGACGCAGAGGCGCGGCTTATTCGGCGAGCCAACCACTCTCTTCCTTACGCTCCTATGCCTTCTTAGTCTTGCCAAAACCTTTTTGGCTGTCTTTGCCATCTTTTCCTCCAACAAAAACCGATTATTTAGAGGCCTTACCGGCCTTCCTTCTTATCTTCTCTCCGGCATACTTGATGCCTTTACCCTTGTAGGGTTCGGGTCCCCTGACCGCCCTGACTTTGGCGGCAAAATCGCCGAGTGCCTCGTTATCGATACCGCGAAGGATTATCTTAGTCGGGACGGGTATCTCTACCTCGATCCCCTTGGGAAGATCCATCATGACCGGATTGGAATAGCCGACCTGAAGCTCAAACCCTTCTCCCTTTACGGCCGCCCTATAGCCGACTCCGACTATCTCAAGCTGCTTCTCAAAACCGATTGAGACGCCCTTTATCATGTTGGCTATCAGACTTCTGGCCAGACCGTGGAAGGACCTATCCTCCCTGGAATCGCTCAAGCGCTCCACAACGATCTTGCCCTCTTCCTCACTGACCTTTATGCCTCCGGGCATCGACCTCTCAAGGCTCCCCTTGGGACCCTTGGCCGTAAATACCTTATTCTCAAACTTGTACTCAACGCCCGCCGGCAATTCTATGGGCATCTTACCTATCCTCGACATCTTAAAACCTCCGTCGCTCTCCTTTGACTTAAAACCGTCTACCAGACATAACAGATGACTTCGCCGCCGACGTTGGCGCTGGTCGCCTCGCGGTCAGTCAGTATCCCCTTGGGCGTGCTCAAGATGGCCACCCCAAGACCACCCAAGACCTTTGGTATGGAATCCTTCTTGGCATAGACCCTAAGACCCGGTTTGCTTATCCTCTTTATGCCGGTTATGGCCTTCCTCTGGTTCTTGGCGTATCTGAGCGATATCTCGATAAAATCGATACCGCCTGCCCTCTTGCTTTTGAAGCCGTTTATATAGCCCTGATCCTTTAGGACCCTGGCTATCTCGAGCTTTACCTTTGAAGACGGTATATCGACCGTATCGTGATTGGCCCGGCTTGCGTTGCGTATCCTGGTCAGCATATCAGCAATAGGATCCGTCATTGACATACGATTTCCTCCCTCAAACTATCAAATACTTTATCTACCAGCTTGCTTTCTTGAGACCCGGGATCTCTCCCTTGTGGGCCAATTCTCTCAAGCAGACTCTACAGAGTTTGAATTTGCGAAAGTAGCCTCTTGGCCGCCCGCAGCGGACGCACCTGTTGTAGCCGCGAACCTCAAACTTTGGCTCTCTCTTCTGTTTTACGATAAGTGATCTCTTTGCCAACTAAAGCCTCCTAGTCTTAAAAATGCTGCTTATTTTCCGCTCTTCTTGAAAGGAAAACCTAATGATTTAAGGAGCGCCATGCCCGCCGCATCATCCTTTGCGGTCGTCACTATGGTTATATCCATGCCCCTGATCTTATCTATCTTGTCATAATCGACCTCGGGAAAGATTAGTTGCTCATCGACGCCGAAGGTATAGTTGCCCTGCCCGTCGAAAGACTTGGTCGAAAGACCGCGAAAATCGCGGATTCTAGGAAGAGCGAGACTTAAGAGACGATCCAAGAACTCATACATACGGCTGCCGCGCAAAGTCACCTTGCAACCAATCGGGTTGCCCGCCCTCACCTTGAAGTTGGCGATCGATTTTTTGGCTTTGATGATGACCGGCTTCTGACCGGTTATGGTGGATAGATCGGCCACTATGTACTCGAGAGACTTGGGATTTTGGATCGCTTCCCCGGCTCCCACATTGACAACGATCTTTTCAAGCCTTGGCACCTCCATCAGGTTCTTGAAGGAGAGCTCCTTCATCAAGCTCGGAACGATATCATTTATATAGACCTCTTTAAGCCTGGGCCCCGCTTGCGGGGTGGCCGTCTTTTTCTTTTTCGTTTTTGACGCAGGTGTTGCCTCAGCCAATTTTTCCTCCTAAATATAACTTAAATAACTATTTATCTATGTCTTGCCTGCATTTCTTGCAGACCCTGACTTTGCCCTTCTCAAGTTGTTTCATGCTTACCCCGGTTATGGCATTACAGCTGGAGCAGACGATACGGACGTTTGACGCATGTATCGATCCCTCTTTCTCCAGGATGCTTCCTTGCGGGTTTGCTTGGGTCGGACGTGTGTGGCGCTTCATCATGTTGACGCCCTCCACGATGACCCTGCCCTTATCGGTGATGACCCTTAAGACCTTGCCCTTCTTGCCCCTGTCCTTGCCGGCTAAGATCGCTACCTTGTCTCCCTTTTTAACGTGCAGTTTAAGCATTTTATGATTCCTTTCCACCTATAATACCTCGGGGGCCAGAGAGACAATCTTCATGAAGTTCTTATCCCTAAGCTCCCTTGCAACCGGCCCAAATATTCTGGTCCCTCTGGGATTTTTGGCCGCGTCTATTATGACGGCCGCGTTATCATCAAACCTGATGTAAGAGCCGTCCGGCCTCCTTATCGGCTTGGTCGTCCTGACCACGACCGCTCTGACCACGTCGCTCTTTTTGACCGCGCCGCCCGGGATGGCCTCTTTGACGGTCACGACGATGATATCGCCCACACTGGCG
The DNA window shown above is from Actinomycetota bacterium and carries:
- the rpsM gene encoding 30S ribosomal protein S13 → MARIAGVDLPREKRVEIGLTYIFGIGRTRATKILEATKISGDTRVRNLTEDEVAKLREYIDKNYQIEGDLRREISQNIKRLMEIGCYRGLRHRRGLPVRGQRTHTNARTRKGPRRSVGAKKKK
- the infA gene encoding translation initiation factor IF-1, with the protein product MTNKEETIEVEGKVIETLPNAMFRVELTNGHVLLAHISGKMRMHYIRILPGDRVTVELSPYDLSRGRITYRHK
- the rplN gene encoding 50S ribosomal protein L14, whose protein sequence is MIQQETRLRSADNTGAKEMLCIKVLGGSRRRYASVGDIIVVTVKEAIPGGAVKKSDVVRAVVVRTTKPIRRPDGSYIRFDDNAAVIIDAAKNPRGTRIFGPVARELRDKNFMKIVSLAPEVL
- a CDS encoding adenylate kinase, translated to MNLILIGAPGAGKGTQAKFIAREFAIPHISTGDMLRGAVKNRTELGKKAKEYMDKGELLPDELVVGIVKDRLMEDDAKEGFILDGFPRTVAQADALKAALGQAGKAVEVALNFEVKDEELVKRLTGRRSCRSCGAVFHTVFHPSKAEGVCDGCGGELYQRDDDKLETVKNRLSVYKEQTAPLIDYYQKEGLLHTIDGEKPAEEVEADIIALLNSKK
- a CDS encoding 50S ribosomal protein L24, translating into MLKLHVKKGDKVAILAGKDRGKKGKVLRVITDKGRVIVEGVNMMKRHTRPTQANPQGSILEKEGSIHASNVRIVCSSCNAITGVSMKQLEKGKVRVCKKCRQDIDK
- the rplF gene encoding 50S ribosomal protein L6; the encoded protein is MSRIGKMPIELPAGVEYKFENKVFTAKGPKGSLERSMPGGIKVSEEEGKIVVERLSDSREDRSFHGLARSLIANMIKGVSIGFEKQLEIVGVGYRAAVKGEGFELQVGYSNPVMMDLPKGIEVEIPVPTKIILRGIDNEALGDFAAKVRAVRGPEPYKGKGIKYAGEKIRRKAGKASK
- a CDS encoding type Z 30S ribosomal protein S14, whose translation is MAKRSLIVKQKREPKFEVRGYNRCVRCGRPRGYFRKFKLCRVCLRELAHKGEIPGLKKASW
- the rpsE gene encoding 30S ribosomal protein S5; protein product: MARIDPDKLNLEDKVVYINRVAKVLKGGRKFSLSALVVVGDREGHVGIGMGKGKEIPVAVSKAVQNGRKSLIKVPLVQSTIPHAIMGEAGAGRVLLKPAAKGTGIIAGGPIRAVLELAGIKDILAKSLGSSNSINMVRATIDGLKKLKRSEEIAEVRGKSPEEIGWR
- the rplE gene encoding 50S ribosomal protein L5, encoding MAEATPASKTKKKKTATPQAGPRLKEVYINDIVPSLMKELSFKNLMEVPRLEKIVVNVGAGEAIQNPKSLEYIVADLSTITGQKPVIIKAKKSIANFKVRAGNPIGCKVTLRGSRMYEFLDRLLSLALPRIRDFRGLSTKSFDGQGNYTFGVDEQLIFPEVDYDKIDKIRGMDITIVTTAKDDAAGMALLKSLGFPFKKSGK
- the rplR gene encoding 50S ribosomal protein L18; its protein translation is MAKTAKKVLARLRRHRSVRKRVVGSPNKPRLCVFRSNKNIYAQIIDDLNGVTLVSASSLDKELKEKFPSGGNNVEVAKEVGMLAAKKAKDKGIEEIIFDRGGYLYHGKVKSLADGGRKAGLKF
- the rpmD gene encoding 50S ribosomal protein L30 → MAKLKLKQVGSAIGRNKKQKLTIRALGLKRLGDVVVHSDTLEIRGMVDKVSHLLEVETVE
- the rplQ gene encoding 50S ribosomal protein L17 yields the protein MRHLVKGRKLGTDASHRRSLLIGLTKEIIDHGKITTTEAKAKEVRSTLDKAITLAKKGDLHSRRQVLAMFGDRVLTDKLFGEVAERFKERNGGYSRILKLGPRQGDAAPMVIIELL
- the secY gene encoding preprotein translocase subunit SecY, with the translated sequence MLQALRNAFKVPELRKRIIFTAAILVIYRLGSFIPVPGIEVGAIKTLFDQFAQGGNVLGLMDIFAGGALSNFALFALGIMPYITASIIMNLMQIVIPKLEEWAKEGESGQRKIIQWTRYMTLLFATIQSIGTTLVVQRQLGISLTFLDKFLIVLTLVTGTVIIMWFGELITQRGIGNGMSIIITINIISRFPEAVIQTFQIVSPAMIILLAAIVIIVIVSIVFIEQGQRRIPVQYAKRVVGRKMYGGQSSYLPLKLNQSGVIPIIFASSVLMLPATLAQFFPTETFQKISNFLTPTSPLYLFIYGAFIVFFAYFYTAVTFNPIDIAENIKKYGGFIPGVRPGKPTAEYLNHILNRVTLPGSLFLATIAIIPTIIMATLNVPFFQHFGGISLLIMVEVSLETVKQLESQLMMRNYEGFLK
- the rpsH gene encoding 30S ribosomal protein S8, which gives rise to MSMTDPIADMLTRIRNASRANHDTVDIPSSKVKLEIARVLKDQGYINGFKSKRAGGIDFIEISLRYAKNQRKAITGIKRISKPGLRVYAKKDSIPKVLGGLGVAILSTPKGILTDREATSANVGGEVICYVW
- the rpsD gene encoding 30S ribosomal protein S4, whose amino-acid sequence is MARYIGPSCKLCRREKEKLFLKGERCLTDKCAMERRPYAPGDHGKRFLKVSEYSGQLREKQKAKRIYGVLEKQFRRYYEIAERHKGITGENLLKMLEMRLDNVIYRMGFAVSRTQARQFVRHGFFAVNGKRVDIPSYIMRSGEVITLTEHGSRAELVKDNLKSSSKAEVPSWLEVNFEAGVGKIIRPPARDQIDISIKEELIVELYSK
- a CDS encoding DNA-directed RNA polymerase subunit alpha, coding for MIDFLKPHMSIEKVDDFHARFIVEPLERGFGYSLGNSMRRILLSSLVGAAVTSVKLEGVPHEFSVIEGVKEDIVDIIINLKSLILKSYSSEPVIIRINAKGSKDVKAGDIEYPSDIEIINPDLHIATLNKGAKLEMEMVVENGRGYVSAERNKKASMAIGVIAIDSIFSPAKKVSYTVENTRVGQRTDYDKLILTVETKGNMTPDEAVCMAAKIMNEHMMMFMDRAPEKTDFAVFGEGDKDKDGYLEAPIEDLDLSVRSYNCLKRHGISTLQDLYNCTEADLVNIRNFGNKSIVEVKEKLSNINLNLKKEQ
- the rplO gene encoding 50S ribosomal protein L15; translation: MELHNLSPAKGSTKKEKRVGRGEGSGHGKTSTRGQKGQKSRSGGGPRLGFEGGQNPIQRRLSHLPGFTNIFKKEFEVVNLDRLSTFKSGETIDPESLYNKRIVRKKGASVKILGSGEIEKKLTVKAHAFSRTAVGKIEKAGGKTEVI
- the rpmJ gene encoding 50S ribosomal protein L36; amino-acid sequence: MKVKPSVKKICDKCKIIKRRGRVMVICENPRHKQRQG
- the map gene encoding type I methionyl aminopeptidase, which encodes MIIIRSGQEIDKMRRAGEIVSRVFDKLKGLIVAGLTTLEMDRIIEEIITGAKGVPAFKGYRGYPASSCISLNEVVVHGIPGPRQLKEGDIVGVDVGVKLNGYFADAAYTYGVGRISNEAKDLIETTKRALFAGIDQCKEGRRLYDISSAIQKMAEGAGYSAVRDFVGHGIGSKLHEDPQVPNYGTPHTGPMLKKGMVFAIEPMINGGGFAVKVAEDNWTVTTLDGSLSAHFEHTVAVGEEGPDILTFW
- a CDS encoding energy-coupling factor transporter ATPase is translated as MIDIKNISYVYLGRESEQSALKDLSLKIEEGEFLSVVGRNGSGKSTLAKVLGGLFTPTSGEFILDGVTSAEPENIWRHRRLVGMIFQNPESQIVATTVEDDVAFGPENLGLDPKEIRERVDESLAMVNLTDLERFEPHLLSGGEKQRLAIAGVLAMKPKYLVLDEPTSMLDPKGRRDLMEIIKKLNKEQGVAVILITHRMEEAAMAERIVALDNGAIQADLLTREFFASSALIEGLALDVPFAIGLSDDLKRAGLNLPKILTAQELVEAICSLS
- the rpsK gene encoding 30S ribosomal protein S11, with product MVAKKKTAKVRVKRKEKKNIAHGAAHIQATFNNTIVTVTDLEGNSIAWESAGSVGFKGSRKGTPFAAQMAAESVAKKAQEHGMRKVEVFVKGPGSGKETAVRTLQAAGLEVGAVSDVTPVPHNGCRAKKRRRV